The Megalobrama amblycephala isolate DHTTF-2021 linkage group LG13, ASM1881202v1, whole genome shotgun sequence genome contains a region encoding:
- the LOC125243697 gene encoding CUB domain-containing protein 1-like isoform X2 produces MAHRTVQSSYSPLQFFPSGTIEKIQIRESKIAVTASVASFNDWNLATKPFLTYLFTQDISEDYIFTVAPKLDNPTVLATPAWPSGMKPSSSVSWIINMEPQLKSNLKFMNVSQPECMEVQTNIAVQTIVPQMIVYSAKKDGNINNILVLESFYLNMTNCKSPTGSFRAMMEITLQNNTKNHLGIILSTVGILLMIITSVVIWIVLRQKKRNKTPPVPVYNPKAFLPGLHGIPKTQEEEEEDPHTYVYIDDSLVYSHLLKKEAENEQCKDESGPPLPDRSVGKGESLVTKGSGMVDGELYGYFQGQSTTSGSPKSPIKISEDEACETRLCEREESP; encoded by the exons ATGGCCCACAGAACAGTTCAGTCGAGCTACAGTCCCCTACAG TTTTTTCCAAGTGGAACCATTGAGAAAATCCAGATCCGTGAATCCAAGATTGCAGTAACTGCCTCCGTTGCAAGTTTCAATGACTGGAATTTGGCAACTAAACCCTTTctaacttatttatttacacaagaTATATCAG AGGACTATATATTCACTGTTGCACCAAAATTGGATAATCCTACAGTGTTGGCGACCCCAGCCTGGCCGTCTGGGATGAAACCCTCCAGCAGTGTGTCCTGGATCATTAACATGGAGCCACAGCTTAAGAGCAATCTGAAGTTCATGAATGTCAGCCAACCCGAGTGTATGGAGGTGCAAACAAACATTGCAGTGCAGACCATTGTGCCTCAAATGATAGTCTACAGTGCTAAAAAGGATGGGAATATTAATAATATCCTGGTCCTAGAAAGTTTTTACCTTAACATGACTAACTGTAAGTCCCCGACAGGAAGCTTCAGGGCAATGATGGAGATCACACTGCAGAATAACACAA AGAACCATCTGGGCATCATCCTGAGTACTGTGGGCATCTTGTTAATGATCATAACATCCGTGGTGATCTGGATTGTTCTCAG GCAAAAGAAGAGGAATAAGACTCCCCCAGTGCCTGTCTACAATCCCAAAGCTTTCCTTCCAGGCCTCCATGGTATCCCCAAAAcacaggaggaggaggaagaagatcCTCACACTTATGTGTACATAGACGATTCTCTAGTATATTCCCATCTGCTTAAAAAAGAAGCTGAAAATGAACAATGTAAAGATGAGAGCGGCCCACCTTTACCTGACAGATCAGTCGGCAAAGGCGAAAGCCTAGTCACTAAAGGCAGTGGGATGGTTGACGGTGAACTCTATGGTTACTTTCAGGGACAGTCAACTACATCTGGCTCACCAAAGTCTCCAATCAAAATCTCTGAGGACGAGGCCTGTGAAACCAGACTGTGTGAGAGAGAAGAGAGTCCTTGA
- the LOC125243697 gene encoding CUB domain-containing protein 1-like isoform X1, producing the protein MDTVTIASGEYYDIESLDCNKDELELTVNQTIECKEWKNCASIPFSIAFDYKEICIPVVLKTITWHLHGPQNSSVELQSPTGLRYCLPEENCNSNLLLNVSHDNPGITVGQFFPSGTIEKIQIRESKIAVTASVASFNDWNLATKPFLTYLFTQDISEDYIFTVAPKLDNPTVLATPAWPSGMKPSSSVSWIINMEPQLKSNLKFMNVSQPECMEVQTNIAVQTIVPQMIVYSAKKDGNINNILVLESFYLNMTNCKSPTGSFRAMMEITLQNNTKNHLGIILSTVGILLMIITSVVIWIVLRQKKRNKTPPVPVYNPKAFLPGLHGIPKTQEEEEEDPHTYVYIDDSLVYSHLLKKEAENEQCKDESGPPLPDRSVGKGESLVTKGSGMVDGELYGYFQGQSTTSGSPKSPIKISEDEACETRLCEREESP; encoded by the exons ATGGACACAGTCACCATAGCTTCAGGGGAGTATTATGACATTGAATCCCTTGACTGTAACAAGGATGAACTCGAGTTGACTGTCAACCAGACCATAG AATGTAAGGAATGGAAAAACTGTGCATCCATTCCATTCTCTATAGCCTTCGATTACAAGGAGATCTGTATCCCAGTAGTTCTGAAGACGATCACATGGCACCTTCATGGCCCACAGAACAGTTCAGTCGAGCTACAGTCCCCTACAGGTCTGCGTTACTGTCTGCCTGAGGAAAATTGCAATAGCAACCTCCTCCTTAATGTGTCCCATGATAACCCTGGCATCACTGTTGGGCAGTTTTTTCCAAGTGGAACCATTGAGAAAATCCAGATCCGTGAATCCAAGATTGCAGTAACTGCCTCCGTTGCAAGTTTCAATGACTGGAATTTGGCAACTAAACCCTTTctaacttatttatttacacaagaTATATCAG AGGACTATATATTCACTGTTGCACCAAAATTGGATAATCCTACAGTGTTGGCGACCCCAGCCTGGCCGTCTGGGATGAAACCCTCCAGCAGTGTGTCCTGGATCATTAACATGGAGCCACAGCTTAAGAGCAATCTGAAGTTCATGAATGTCAGCCAACCCGAGTGTATGGAGGTGCAAACAAACATTGCAGTGCAGACCATTGTGCCTCAAATGATAGTCTACAGTGCTAAAAAGGATGGGAATATTAATAATATCCTGGTCCTAGAAAGTTTTTACCTTAACATGACTAACTGTAAGTCCCCGACAGGAAGCTTCAGGGCAATGATGGAGATCACACTGCAGAATAACACAA AGAACCATCTGGGCATCATCCTGAGTACTGTGGGCATCTTGTTAATGATCATAACATCCGTGGTGATCTGGATTGTTCTCAG GCAAAAGAAGAGGAATAAGACTCCCCCAGTGCCTGTCTACAATCCCAAAGCTTTCCTTCCAGGCCTCCATGGTATCCCCAAAAcacaggaggaggaggaagaagatcCTCACACTTATGTGTACATAGACGATTCTCTAGTATATTCCCATCTGCTTAAAAAAGAAGCTGAAAATGAACAATGTAAAGATGAGAGCGGCCCACCTTTACCTGACAGATCAGTCGGCAAAGGCGAAAGCCTAGTCACTAAAGGCAGTGGGATGGTTGACGGTGAACTCTATGGTTACTTTCAGGGACAGTCAACTACATCTGGCTCACCAAAGTCTCCAATCAAAATCTCTGAGGACGAGGCCTGTGAAACCAGACTGTGTGAGAGAGAAGAGAGTCCTTGA